The following proteins are encoded in a genomic region of Haloarcula marina:
- the purE gene encoding 5-(carboxyamino)imidazole ribonucleotide mutase, with protein sequence MTADSVQSLVDQLHEEAEMDRPNHLTPDVGIVMGSDSDLPTMAGGKGKRPGAYAALADELGFEEQTDFTDAPDAEFTFETFVCSAHRTPDLMYAYAETAEARGIDVIIAGAGGKSADLPNMTASIAYPLPVIGVPVQEKSVDSVIGMPQGAPITAVDAGKSFNAALTAVQVLAREHEELRDRLVEYHEDLQEEVGEVSRDLHELGTPGFKDEYWDEL encoded by the coding sequence ATGACCGCAGACAGCGTCCAGTCGCTCGTCGACCAGTTACACGAGGAAGCGGAGATGGACCGCCCCAACCACCTGACGCCGGACGTGGGTATCGTGATGGGGTCGGATTCGGACCTGCCGACGATGGCCGGTGGCAAGGGAAAGCGGCCGGGCGCGTACGCCGCCCTCGCCGACGAACTCGGCTTCGAGGAACAGACCGACTTCACCGACGCGCCCGACGCCGAGTTCACCTTCGAGACGTTCGTCTGCTCGGCCCACCGGACGCCGGACCTGATGTACGCCTACGCAGAGACGGCCGAGGCCCGCGGCATCGACGTCATCATCGCCGGTGCGGGCGGGAAGTCCGCCGACCTGCCGAACATGACCGCGAGCATCGCCTACCCGCTGCCGGTCATCGGCGTCCCCGTTCAAGAGAAGTCCGTCGATTCCGTCATCGGGATGCCACAGGGCGCGCCAATCACCGCCGTCGACGCGGGGAAGTCCTTCAACGCCGCGCTCACGGCCGTCCAAGTACTCGCGCGCGAACACGAGGAACTCCGCGACCGACTCGTGGAGTACCACGAGGACCTCCAAGAGGAGGTGGGCGAGGTGTCCCGCGACCTCCACGAACTCGGGACACCGGGGTTCAAAGACGAGTACTGGGACGAGTTGTAA
- a CDS encoding NADH-quinone oxidoreductase subunit A, with product MSNPWIAIGALAVVGLAIPISMMVVSSLLRPSVPEQGKTATYESGEVPTGSSQKIKFNIQYYMVALLFVVFDIETVLIFPWTVIYRDAVSAVGMSSVLLPMVVFIGVLVVGLGWAWRNGAVRWVRNPDVTKGADIYE from the coding sequence ATGAGTAATCCATGGATCGCCATCGGCGCGCTCGCGGTCGTGGGGCTCGCAATCCCCATCAGTATGATGGTCGTTTCGAGCCTCTTGCGGCCGAGCGTGCCCGAGCAAGGCAAAACAGCCACCTACGAGTCCGGCGAGGTGCCGACTGGCAGCAGCCAGAAGATCAAGTTCAATATCCAGTACTACATGGTCGCGCTGCTGTTCGTCGTCTTCGACATCGAGACCGTCCTCATCTTCCCGTGGACGGTCATCTACCGCGACGCCGTCAGCGCCGTGGGGATGTCGAGCGTGCTGCTGCCGATGGTCGTCTTCATCGGCGTCCTCGTCGTCGGCCTCGGTTGGGCGTGGCGTAACGGCGCAGTCCGCTGGGTTCGCAACCCGGACGTAACGAAGGGAGCAGACATCTATGAGTAG
- a CDS encoding HEAT repeat domain-containing protein: MSNGDDEPDDDAAETGGASADELETRLDEAADTLEAAETEADLDEVETTLDDVEADLEAADLPEPDEDDEDAEDPREELESRLSDLRDDLESQRGPYADDVIDILDAAQGTVTDSEWTEAGEPDAHDAVDAFLAASEEYVDHDADAGSDLDAAADALGTVADAIESADLDADEDAETIAGLLETAETLEDALEAAEVWDDLTVQEQLDVKGFYDVLTNENRKDFPAEWNAAKIHAKEGNLDIVLFALETLGSEYMEEYIIDIFYHLGSEAEPAFDVMNQRAQKRDKGPIKVLGKIGDERATETLHDFIDGDGDPALQKVTLRSLGSIGSEESVQPVANRLDADNAEIRSSAARALGMLGDTRAVAPLADVLESDESDEVRASAAWALRQIGTEDALDEAAKYTDDRAYLVQAEAEKASGA; the protein is encoded by the coding sequence ATGAGCAACGGGGACGACGAGCCCGACGACGACGCCGCGGAGACCGGCGGCGCGAGCGCCGACGAACTCGAAACGCGTCTCGACGAGGCCGCCGACACGCTGGAGGCCGCCGAGACGGAGGCCGACCTCGACGAGGTCGAAACGACCCTCGACGACGTCGAGGCGGACCTCGAAGCCGCCGACCTCCCGGAACCGGACGAGGACGACGAGGACGCGGAAGACCCCCGCGAAGAACTCGAATCGCGGCTCTCGGACCTCCGGGACGACCTCGAATCCCAGCGCGGCCCCTACGCCGATGACGTGATCGATATCCTCGACGCTGCGCAGGGAACCGTCACGGACAGCGAGTGGACCGAAGCGGGCGAACCCGACGCCCACGACGCCGTGGACGCCTTCCTCGCCGCCAGCGAGGAGTACGTCGACCACGACGCCGACGCGGGTTCGGACCTCGACGCCGCGGCCGACGCCCTCGGGACCGTCGCCGACGCCATCGAGAGCGCGGACCTCGATGCCGACGAAGACGCCGAGACCATCGCCGGACTGCTCGAAACGGCCGAGACGCTCGAAGACGCCCTCGAAGCCGCCGAAGTGTGGGACGACCTCACCGTTCAGGAACAGCTCGACGTCAAGGGGTTCTACGACGTCCTCACCAACGAGAACCGCAAGGACTTCCCGGCGGAGTGGAACGCCGCGAAGATTCACGCCAAAGAGGGGAACCTCGATATCGTCCTGTTCGCGCTGGAGACGCTCGGGTCGGAGTACATGGAGGAGTACATCATCGACATCTTCTACCACCTCGGAAGCGAGGCCGAACCCGCCTTCGACGTGATGAACCAGCGCGCACAGAAGCGCGATAAAGGCCCCATCAAGGTGCTCGGGAAAATCGGCGACGAGCGAGCGACCGAGACGCTCCACGACTTCATCGACGGCGACGGCGACCCCGCGCTCCAGAAGGTCACGCTCCGCTCGCTGGGTTCCATCGGCAGCGAGGAGTCGGTCCAACCGGTCGCGAACCGCCTCGACGCCGACAACGCCGAGATTCGCTCCTCGGCGGCCCGCGCCCTCGGGATGCTCGGCGACACCCGGGCCGTCGCCCCCCTCGCGGACGTCCTCGAATCCGACGAGAGCGACGAGGTCCGCGCCTCCGCCGCGTGGGCGCTTCGCCAAATCGGGACCGAGGACGCCCTCGACGAAGCCGCGAAGTACACCGACGACCGGGCCTACCTCGTGCAGGCGGAAGCCGAGAAGGCGAGCGGCGCGTAA
- a CDS encoding NADH-quinone oxidoreductase subunit D, translated as MSLEKPTPDTAAEVGVTEDGLDYDALADLLGGHVLDRETHLNAEGFVIRPDEVQDVLSTLKTEAGFDHCACVTAQEYDDRYESIYHLRKFDDPTQELSIIVPTTKEAPHSESAARVYSTADWHEREAYDLVGINYDDHPDLRRILLPETWQGHPLSQDYNQDQPQIVTLRENANPLQEDHRSDDDPDTMFVNIGPHHPATHGVLHVKTVLDGEQIADIEPDIGYLHRCEEQMCQKGTYRHQIMPYPDRWDYVSAGILNEWAYARAAEDLADIEVPEYAQVIRTMSAELCRIAAHMLALGTFALDVFGDFTAIFQYAFRDREVVQNILEDLTGQRLMFNYLRLGGVAWDLPEPREEFFEKTRDFLDDLPYKLEEYHDLITGNEIFQMRCVDTGVLSPDQVKQYGATGPVARGSGVDYDLRRDDPYGYYDELDWNVVTEEGCDNFSRVLVRMREVEESARIIEQCVDLLEQWPEDEREIQANVPRTLRPDPDAEIYRAVEGAKGELGIYIRSDGTDKPARFKIRSPCFSNLQTLPEMSQGEYIPDMIASLGSLDIVLGEVDR; from the coding sequence ATGAGTCTCGAAAAACCCACACCCGACACCGCGGCCGAAGTCGGCGTCACCGAGGACGGCCTCGACTACGACGCACTCGCCGACTTGCTCGGCGGCCACGTCCTCGACCGCGAGACGCACCTCAACGCCGAAGGATTCGTCATCCGCCCCGACGAGGTGCAGGACGTTCTCTCGACGCTGAAGACCGAAGCGGGCTTCGACCACTGCGCCTGTGTCACCGCACAGGAGTACGACGACCGCTACGAATCTATCTACCACCTGCGGAAGTTCGACGACCCGACGCAGGAACTGTCGATAATCGTCCCGACGACGAAGGAGGCCCCCCACAGCGAGTCGGCCGCCCGCGTCTACTCGACGGCCGACTGGCACGAGCGTGAGGCCTACGACCTCGTCGGCATCAACTACGACGACCACCCAGACCTGCGACGCATCCTCCTGCCAGAGACGTGGCAGGGTCACCCGCTGAGTCAGGACTACAACCAGGACCAGCCCCAAATCGTCACGCTTCGGGAGAACGCGAACCCCCTTCAGGAGGACCACCGAAGCGACGACGACCCGGACACGATGTTCGTCAACATCGGGCCGCACCACCCGGCGACTCACGGCGTCCTGCACGTCAAGACGGTGCTGGACGGCGAGCAAATCGCCGACATCGAACCCGACATCGGCTACCTCCACCGCTGCGAGGAGCAGATGTGTCAGAAGGGGACCTACCGGCACCAGATTATGCCGTACCCGGACCGCTGGGACTACGTCTCGGCCGGTATCCTCAACGAATGGGCGTACGCGCGTGCGGCCGAGGACCTCGCGGACATCGAGGTGCCCGAGTACGCACAGGTCATCCGGACGATGAGCGCCGAACTGTGCCGAATCGCCGCGCACATGCTCGCGCTGGGGACGTTCGCGCTGGACGTTTTCGGCGACTTCACCGCCATCTTCCAGTACGCGTTCCGCGACCGCGAGGTCGTGCAGAACATCCTCGAAGACCTGACCGGTCAGCGCCTGATGTTCAACTACCTCCGCCTCGGCGGCGTCGCGTGGGACCTGCCGGAACCCCGCGAGGAGTTCTTCGAGAAGACGCGGGACTTCCTCGACGACCTGCCGTACAAACTGGAGGAGTACCACGACCTCATCACAGGCAACGAAATCTTCCAGATGCGGTGTGTCGACACGGGCGTCCTCTCGCCCGACCAGGTCAAGCAGTACGGCGCGACCGGGCCCGTCGCTCGCGGGTCGGGTGTCGACTACGACCTGCGCCGAGACGACCCCTACGGCTACTACGACGAACTCGACTGGAACGTCGTCACCGAGGAGGGCTGTGACAACTTCAGCCGCGTCCTCGTCCGCATGCGCGAAGTCGAGGAGTCGGCCCGCATCATCGAGCAGTGTGTCGACCTGCTCGAACAGTGGCCCGAAGACGAGCGCGAGATTCAGGCCAACGTCCCGCGCACCCTGCGACCGGACCCGGACGCGGAGATTTACCGGGCCGTCGAGGGCGCGAAGGGCGAACTCGGCATCTACATCCGGTCGGACGGGACGGACAAACCGGCCCGCTTCAAGATTCGCAGTCCGTGCTTCTCGAACCTCCAGACGCTACCCGAGATGTCCCAAGGCGAGTACATCCCGGACATGATTGCGTCCCTGGGTAGTCTGGACATCGTCCTCGGGGAGGTCGACCGCTGA
- a CDS encoding NuoI/complex I 23 kDa subunit family protein translates to MIGILKSMATTMKHALDGETFTVEYPDVAPEVSPRFRGVHKWSQERCIWCRQCENVCPNNTINIVMDDQRNGEQYNLHIGQCIYCRLCEEVCPTDAILLTQNFEFTADTKDEFAYDKEQLKNVPWYKDIDPLESREPDRGAWIGEGDGEVDYQ, encoded by the coding sequence ATGATTGGCATCCTGAAATCCATGGCGACGACGATGAAACACGCCCTCGACGGGGAGACGTTCACGGTGGAGTACCCGGACGTCGCCCCCGAGGTGAGCCCCCGCTTCCGCGGCGTCCACAAGTGGAGTCAGGAGCGATGTATCTGGTGTCGGCAGTGTGAGAACGTCTGCCCGAACAACACCATCAACATCGTGATGGACGACCAGCGAAACGGGGAACAGTACAACCTCCACATCGGCCAGTGTATCTACTGCCGACTGTGCGAGGAGGTCTGTCCGACGGACGCCATCCTGCTGACCCAGAACTTCGAGTTCACCGCGGACACGAAAGACGAGTTTGCGTACGACAAAGAGCAACTCAAGAACGTGCCGTGGTACAAGGACATCGACCCGCTCGAATCCCGCGAACCCGACCGGGGCGCGTGGATTGGCGAAGGCGACGGCGAAGTCGACTATCAGTAG
- a CDS encoding phospholipase D-like domain-containing protein, giving the protein MRSPVSTRHLTLAFAVACLVLSSGAVAGGGPVVSGTAAPASAVTPTIHAVYPDPVAGGDRGEFVVLDVPALTDLGAYSLSDGHTTVPLPNRTVRGRVALTADPDRVRALTDAHVYGLRGDVSLANGGDTVRLLRAGRTVDSVRYRETEEGELGVANGSAIRWRPLGATDRPVVTAVGGDVRAFTLPDAPGVPLGTIEDVDDRLYLAGYTLSSTRVGDALVAAHRRGVDVRVLLEGDPVGGRTRGEARTLDRLVNAGVEVRLVAGPHARYAYHHAKYAVADDRAVVLTENWKPAGTGGNSSRGWGVVTGQPEVVDGLTATFRADAGWRDAVQWGEYRRGRQFERGEAATTAYPSRFDPETVPVNRTDLLVTPDNAQRALLAELDAANDSIAVVQPTVGGWDEPLMRALRRAANRGVRVRLLLSSAWYVREENQRTAERFEAWADRTDAPLSTRLADPAGRFSKIHAKGAVVDGDRAIVGSLNWNEQAATTNREVVLVLHGERAADYFGRVFEADWRGGRPTVPLGLVGAVGGVLAVGGLAARRIRFAS; this is encoded by the coding sequence ATGCGGTCCCCCGTCTCCACACGCCACCTCACGCTCGCATTCGCCGTCGCCTGTCTCGTTCTCTCATCGGGAGCCGTCGCCGGAGGAGGCCCTGTCGTCAGCGGGACGGCGGCGCCAGCCAGCGCGGTGACCCCGACGATTCACGCCGTCTATCCCGACCCCGTCGCGGGCGGTGACCGCGGGGAGTTCGTCGTCCTCGATGTTCCCGCGCTGACCGACCTCGGCGCGTACTCGCTCTCGGACGGACACACAACCGTCCCGCTCCCGAACCGGACCGTCCGCGGGCGCGTCGCGCTCACGGCCGACCCCGACCGCGTTCGCGCGCTCACTGATGCGCACGTCTACGGTCTGCGAGGGGACGTGTCGCTGGCGAACGGCGGGGACACCGTCCGTCTCCTGCGAGCGGGACGGACGGTCGACAGCGTTCGCTACCGCGAGACGGAGGAGGGGGAACTCGGCGTCGCCAACGGGTCCGCGATTCGCTGGCGACCGCTGGGCGCCACAGACCGGCCCGTGGTGACCGCCGTGGGCGGCGACGTTCGGGCGTTCACCCTCCCCGACGCGCCGGGGGTCCCGTTGGGGACCATCGAGGACGTCGACGACCGCCTCTACCTCGCTGGCTATACGCTCTCCTCGACGCGAGTTGGCGACGCACTCGTCGCCGCACACCGCCGGGGCGTCGACGTGCGCGTCTTACTGGAGGGTGATCCAGTCGGGGGCCGGACCCGCGGCGAAGCCCGCACGCTCGACAGACTCGTCAACGCGGGCGTCGAGGTCCGACTCGTCGCCGGGCCACACGCCCGGTACGCCTACCACCACGCGAAGTACGCCGTGGCCGACGACCGGGCAGTCGTCCTGACCGAGAACTGGAAGCCCGCGGGGACCGGCGGGAACAGCAGTCGCGGGTGGGGCGTCGTGACGGGGCAACCGGAAGTTGTGGACGGACTGACCGCGACGTTCCGGGCCGACGCCGGGTGGCGCGACGCAGTACAGTGGGGCGAGTACCGGCGCGGGCGGCAGTTCGAGCGCGGCGAGGCGGCGACCACAGCCTATCCATCGCGGTTCGACCCCGAGACGGTCCCGGTGAACCGGACGGACCTGCTGGTCACGCCGGACAACGCACAGCGAGCGCTCCTCGCGGAACTCGACGCGGCGAACGACTCCATCGCCGTCGTCCAACCGACCGTCGGCGGGTGGGACGAACCCTTGATGCGCGCGCTCCGCCGGGCCGCCAATCGTGGCGTCCGCGTTCGCCTCCTCCTGAGTTCGGCGTGGTACGTCCGCGAGGAGAACCAGCGAACCGCCGAGCGGTTCGAAGCGTGGGCCGACCGGACCGACGCGCCGCTGTCGACCCGTCTCGCCGACCCCGCAGGCCGGTTCTCGAAGATACACGCGAAGGGCGCCGTCGTCGACGGCGACCGCGCTATCGTGGGCAGTCTCAACTGGAACGAACAGGCGGCGACGACGAACCGCGAGGTGGTGCTCGTCCTGCACGGCGAGCGAGCGGCCGACTACTTCGGCCGGGTGTTCGAAGCCGATTGGCGCGGCGGCCGCCCGACCGTTCCGCTCGGCCTCGTCGGTGCAGTCGGCGGCGTCCTCGCGGTCGGCGGACTGGCCGCTCGACGGATACGGTTCGCGTCCTAA
- a CDS encoding NADH-quinone oxidoreductase subunit B: MSSDQTPPAVEDVSTQEARMGEGVDDRFNSTLREAFGSTPFILTKFDKFMNWVRGSSMFMLQFGIACCSIEMIHTYAIKHDLDRFGAGIPRASPRQADVIIVPGTIVSKFAPRMKRVYDQMPEPKFVVSMGSCTISGGPFQEGYNVVKGAEEVIPVDIHVPGCPPRPEALVYGVAKLQERIANGESSPVTVKPYELEQFGDLEQDELVDKLASEIDEEDLVMRYNWDNSP; this comes from the coding sequence ATGAGTAGTGATCAGACACCACCGGCAGTCGAAGACGTATCGACGCAGGAAGCCCGGATGGGCGAGGGCGTGGACGACCGGTTCAACTCGACGCTTCGAGAGGCGTTCGGGTCGACGCCGTTCATCCTGACCAAGTTCGACAAGTTCATGAACTGGGTTCGGGGCTCCTCGATGTTCATGCTGCAGTTCGGTATCGCCTGTTGCAGCATCGAGATGATTCACACCTACGCCATCAAACACGACCTCGACCGCTTCGGGGCAGGGATTCCGCGCGCGTCGCCGCGACAGGCCGACGTGATTATCGTCCCGGGGACCATCGTCTCGAAGTTCGCCCCGCGGATGAAGCGCGTCTACGACCAGATGCCCGAACCGAAGTTCGTCGTCTCGATGGGGTCGTGTACTATCTCCGGCGGCCCGTTCCAGGAGGGGTACAACGTCGTCAAGGGCGCGGAAGAGGTCATCCCGGTCGACATCCACGTTCCCGGGTGCCCGCCGCGTCCGGAAGCACTCGTCTACGGCGTCGCCAAACTGCAGGAGCGCATCGCCAACGGCGAATCTTCGCCGGTGACGGTCAAGCCGTACGAACTCGAACAGTTCGGTGACTTAGAGCAGGACGAACTCGTCGACAAACTCGCCTCCGAAATCGACGAAGAGGACCTCGTCATGCGCTACAACTGGGACAACTCGCCATGA
- a CDS encoding DHH family phosphoesterase: MSSPTGTDDGAEVPDGGTTVYDLAAECTTDDVQEGSRYHATVNGVVDYGVFVDLSGEVSGLVHSSNLLGSYDVGDELVVELGEVRPDGDLSFQEVQLTDYESQHVPHGTAADVTDLGDETGDTVVVEGQVVQIKQTGGPTVFQVRDGTGIVPCAAFEEAGVRAFPDVEMDDIVRISGRAEERDGGVQIEVDSLTVLDDAEATAVEADLDDALAAAAEPADVEPLVEWDAFEKLWDDLRAVATELRKTVLEGRPIRMRHHADGDGLCASVPLQVALERFIADHYEDADAPQHLLKRLPSKAPYYEMEDVTRDLNFALEDRTRHGQKLPLLLMLDNGSTEEDTPAYRNLRHYDIPVVVVDHHHPDPEAVEPLIEQHVNPYLHDEDYRITTGMLCVELARMIDPDLSEDLQHVPAVAGLSDRSEGEAMGDYLDLAAEKGYDEADLRNIGEALDYATHWLRYSSGEQLISDVLNVDCDDRERHAELVDFLAEKAERDVQAQLDAAMSHVEHERLDNGAHLYRIDVENHAHRFTYPAPGKTTGEIHDQKVAETGDPVITIGYGPDFAVLRSDGVRLDIPRYVSELTDEVDGGGVSGGGHLVVGSIKFVSGMRDTVIDALVEKMAEAEIDEDLGSSTALPEEV; the protein is encoded by the coding sequence ATGTCTTCGCCAACTGGCACCGACGACGGTGCCGAGGTTCCCGACGGGGGGACCACCGTCTACGATCTCGCTGCAGAGTGTACCACGGACGATGTCCAAGAAGGGTCGCGTTACCACGCGACGGTCAACGGTGTCGTCGATTACGGCGTCTTCGTCGACCTCTCGGGGGAAGTGTCCGGACTGGTCCACAGTTCGAACCTCCTCGGTTCGTACGACGTGGGCGACGAACTCGTCGTCGAGTTGGGCGAGGTCCGCCCCGACGGCGACCTCAGTTTCCAGGAGGTCCAACTCACCGACTACGAGAGCCAACACGTCCCCCACGGGACGGCCGCCGACGTGACCGACCTCGGCGACGAGACCGGCGACACCGTCGTCGTCGAGGGCCAAGTCGTCCAGATAAAGCAGACGGGCGGTCCGACCGTCTTTCAGGTTCGTGACGGCACCGGTATCGTCCCCTGTGCCGCCTTCGAGGAGGCTGGCGTCCGCGCGTTCCCCGACGTGGAGATGGACGACATCGTCCGCATCTCCGGCCGGGCCGAGGAACGCGACGGCGGCGTCCAGATAGAGGTCGACTCGCTGACCGTCCTCGACGACGCGGAGGCGACCGCCGTCGAGGCCGACCTCGACGACGCCCTCGCCGCGGCGGCCGAACCCGCCGACGTGGAACCGCTCGTGGAGTGGGACGCCTTCGAGAAACTGTGGGACGACCTCCGCGCAGTCGCGACGGAACTCCGCAAGACCGTCCTCGAAGGCCGCCCCATCCGGATGCGCCACCACGCCGACGGCGACGGTCTCTGTGCCAGCGTCCCCCTGCAGGTCGCGCTCGAGCGGTTCATCGCCGACCACTACGAGGACGCCGACGCGCCCCAGCACCTCCTCAAGCGCCTGCCGAGCAAGGCCCCCTACTACGAGATGGAGGACGTGACCCGCGACCTCAACTTCGCGCTGGAGGACCGCACGCGCCACGGGCAGAAGCTCCCGCTCCTCCTGATGCTCGACAACGGGTCGACCGAGGAGGACACCCCGGCCTACCGGAACCTCCGGCACTACGACATCCCCGTGGTCGTCGTCGACCACCACCACCCGGACCCGGAGGCCGTCGAACCGCTCATCGAACAGCACGTCAACCCCTACCTCCACGACGAGGACTACCGCATCACGACGGGGATGCTCTGCGTCGAACTCGCCCGCATGATAGACCCCGACCTCAGCGAGGACCTCCAGCACGTCCCCGCCGTGGCCGGGCTCTCGGACCGCTCGGAAGGCGAAGCGATGGGCGACTACCTCGACCTCGCCGCCGAGAAGGGCTACGACGAGGCCGACCTTCGGAACATCGGCGAGGCACTGGACTACGCGACCCACTGGCTCCGCTACAGTTCCGGCGAGCAACTCATCAGCGACGTGCTGAACGTCGACTGCGATGACCGCGAGCGCCACGCCGAACTCGTCGATTTCCTCGCCGAGAAGGCCGAGCGCGACGTGCAGGCCCAACTCGACGCCGCCATGAGCCACGTCGAACACGAGCGACTCGACAACGGGGCACACCTCTACCGCATCGACGTGGAGAACCACGCCCACCGCTTCACCTACCCCGCGCCGGGCAAGACGACCGGGGAGATTCACGACCAGAAGGTCGCCGAGACGGGGGACCCCGTCATCACCATCGGCTACGGCCCCGACTTCGCCGTCCTCCGCAGTGACGGCGTCCGACTGGACATCCCGCGCTACGTCTCCGAACTCACCGACGAGGTCGACGGTGGCGGCGTCTCCGGCGGCGGCCACCTCGTCGTCGGGTCCATCAAGTTCGTCTCCGGCATGCGCGACACCGTCATCGACGCCCTCGTGGAGAAGATGGCCGAGGCCGAAATCGACGAAGACCTCGGCAGTTCGACGGCGCTGCCCGAGGAAGTCTAA
- a CDS encoding complex I subunit 1/NuoH family protein — MQSAPLPETLANLAGLNPDSTPVMIVTSLIGAALIGTLMMTNTALAGPWAKRKITAAFTDRIAVDRIGPYGLFIIVADAVRLLAKELIVPEGVDRPAWDLAPLVIASSALLGFAVIPMGSGIHLADPEVGLAYVFATASIASVGLIMAGYASNNKYSFLGGLRAVAQNIAYEIPLILTGASVVIFAGSLQMSEIVAAQQQTLIGPLPSWYAFVNPFAFVLFMIANLAEVGRNPFDIPEAPTEIVAGYQTEYSSVYFVLVYLGEFIHIFLGGAIIATIFLGGPAGPGPASLGIVWFLIKIWGVFLFTQWARSAVPRVRIDQLIEIGWKGMLVLSLANLLLTAVIVGVIA; from the coding sequence ATGCAGTCGGCACCGCTCCCGGAGACGCTGGCGAACCTCGCCGGACTGAATCCCGACAGCACACCGGTCATGATCGTGACGAGTCTCATCGGCGCGGCGCTCATCGGGACGCTGATGATGACCAACACGGCGCTGGCCGGACCGTGGGCCAAGCGGAAGATTACCGCCGCGTTCACGGACCGCATCGCCGTCGACCGAATCGGGCCGTACGGCCTGTTCATCATCGTGGCCGACGCCGTCCGACTGCTGGCGAAGGAACTCATCGTTCCAGAAGGCGTCGACCGCCCGGCGTGGGACCTCGCGCCGTTGGTCATCGCGAGTTCCGCGCTGCTCGGTTTCGCCGTCATCCCGATGGGGAGCGGCATTCACCTCGCCGACCCCGAGGTCGGCCTCGCCTACGTGTTCGCGACGGCCTCTATCGCCTCGGTCGGTCTCATCATGGCTGGCTACGCTTCGAACAACAAGTACTCCTTCCTCGGCGGGTTGCGCGCCGTCGCACAGAACATCGCGTACGAGATTCCGCTCATCCTCACCGGGGCGTCCGTGGTCATCTTCGCCGGGTCGCTCCAGATGAGCGAAATCGTCGCGGCCCAGCAACAGACCCTCATCGGGCCGCTTCCCTCGTGGTACGCGTTCGTGAACCCCTTCGCGTTCGTGCTGTTCATGATTGCGAACCTCGCGGAAGTCGGTCGGAACCCCTTCGACATTCCCGAAGCGCCGACCGAAATCGTCGCTGGCTACCAGACGGAGTACTCTTCGGTGTACTTCGTGCTGGTGTACCTCGGCGAGTTCATCCACATCTTCCTCGGCGGGGCCATCATCGCCACCATCTTCCTCGGTGGCCCGGCCGGGCCGGGACCGGCGAGCCTCGGAATCGTCTGGTTCCTCATCAAAATCTGGGGCGTCTTCCTGTTCACGCAGTGGGCGCGCTCCGCGGTGCCGCGCGTGCGAATCGACCAACTCATCGAAATCGGCTGGAAGGGGATGTTGGTCCTCTCGCTCGCGAACCTACTGCTGACCGCGGTCATCGTCGGGGTGATTGCCTGA